One genomic region from Spirochaetales bacterium encodes:
- a CDS encoding phosphate ABC transporter ATP-binding protein, protein MEQENGTKTDFRLHTLHVKKADETDISDGNGRKAEQSTYKIQTQSLNLFYGDKQALVDVTMDVAPNKVTALIGPSGCGKSTFLRTLNRMNDLISSVRIEGTVLYDNTDIYRDFNVIELRKRIGMVFQKPNPFPMSVYDNVAYGPRVHGIRKKSRLDDIVERSIRRAALWDEVDGRLDESGLGLSGGQQQRLCIARVLAVEPDVILMDEPTSALDPISTAKIEDLIETLKRNYTIIIVTHNMQQAGRISDVTAFFLNGVMIEMGKARDIFFNPKDKRTEDYICGRFG, encoded by the coding sequence ATGGAACAGGAAAATGGAACAAAAACCGACTTTCGGCTGCATACCCTGCACGTGAAGAAAGCGGATGAAACGGACATTTCGGACGGTAACGGCCGTAAAGCCGAACAGTCGACATACAAAATACAGACTCAATCACTCAATCTGTTTTACGGAGACAAACAGGCCCTCGTCGATGTGACAATGGATGTCGCACCGAACAAGGTGACCGCCCTCATCGGGCCTTCGGGCTGCGGCAAATCGACCTTTTTAAGAACCCTCAACCGCATGAACGATCTCATATCCTCGGTAAGGATCGAGGGAACGGTCCTTTATGACAATACCGATATATACAGGGACTTCAATGTGATCGAACTGAGAAAACGTATCGGGATGGTCTTCCAGAAACCGAACCCCTTTCCCATGAGTGTGTACGATAACGTCGCATACGGGCCGCGTGTTCACGGAATCAGGAAAAAGAGCAGGCTCGACGACATTGTCGAACGGAGCATCCGGCGCGCAGCGCTTTGGGATGAAGTCGACGGGAGGCTCGATGAAAGCGGTCTCGGTCTTTCGGGGGGACAGCAGCAGCGGCTCTGTATCGCGAGGGTACTCGCGGTCGAACCGGACGTCATTTTGATGGACGAACCGACCTCCGCACTCGACCCCATATCGACCGCGAAGATCGAGGATCTCATTGAAACACTCAAGCGGAACTATACGATTATCATCGTCACCCATAATATGCAGCAGGCGGGACGGATCTCGGATGTTACCGCGTTTTTTTTAAACGGCGTAATGATAGAAATGGGGAAGGCCAGAGATATCTTTTTCAACCCCAAAGACAAACGGACGGAAGACTATATTTGCGGACGTTTCGGTTAG
- the phoU gene encoding phosphate signaling complex protein PhoU, producing MKIRHHFDEKLEELKIDVLSMGTLTEESIARALHALMKKDRNMGLEVIKNDEHINQQELDIERTCVLLIATEQPVAGDLRFIISSLKTVRDLERIGDYAAHMAKTAVHLSEEPLEVPKDIPIMTEHCIAMLKTALQAYADMDVAKAESVKKRDEMVDSLYLNVFRELIIDMKEEPNHLRLVSSLLLVAKFLERLADHITNICEEIIYMCTGKRKDGSF from the coding sequence ATGAAAATACGGCATCATTTTGACGAAAAACTCGAAGAACTCAAAATAGACGTTCTTTCGATGGGAACCCTGACGGAGGAATCGATCGCCAGGGCGCTTCACGCATTAATGAAAAAAGACAGAAATATGGGCCTTGAAGTGATAAAAAACGACGAGCATATCAACCAGCAGGAACTCGATATCGAAAGGACCTGTGTCCTCCTCATCGCCACGGAACAGCCGGTTGCGGGTGATCTGCGGTTTATCATCTCCTCGCTTAAAACGGTGAGGGACCTCGAACGGATCGGTGATTATGCGGCGCATATGGCAAAAACCGCGGTTCATCTCAGCGAAGAACCTCTTGAAGTTCCCAAAGATATCCCTATAATGACAGAACACTGTATTGCCATGCTGAAAACAGCGCTTCAGGCGTACGCGGATATGGATGTGGCGAAAGCCGAAAGCGTTAAAAAGAGGGATGAAATGGTTGACAGCCTTTACCTGAATGTATTCAGGGAATTGATCATCGATATGAAAGAAGAACCGAACCATCTCCGGCTGGTGAGTTCACTTCTCCTCGTCGCCAAATTTCTCGAACGGCTTGCCGATCATATTACCAATATCTGCGAAGAGATTATCTATATGTGCACGGGGAAAAGGAAAGACGGATCTTTTTAA
- a CDS encoding response regulator, producing MKKEDILIVEDDEDIRELISFNLKNEGYRVIGVSSGEKALISIGEKKPALILLDLMLPGIDGLTMCEQLKKETVAGSIPIIIVTARGEEDDIVRGLEAGADDYITKPFSIQVLCARVKAVLRRKKRSDAAEDDSEIPVSIHDLTIDPKRHKSTVKGNPVELTLTEFRILHHLARHPGWVYTRYQLVEAVRGYDYNVTDRSVDVLIFGLRKKLGTCGDYIETVRGIGYRFRE from the coding sequence ATGAAAAAGGAAGATATTCTGATTGTCGAAGATGATGAGGATATAAGGGAGCTTATCTCGTTTAACCTGAAAAACGAGGGGTATAGGGTGATCGGCGTTTCAAGCGGGGAAAAGGCGCTTATTTCCATAGGAGAAAAAAAACCCGCGCTTATTCTGCTCGATCTCATGCTTCCGGGTATCGACGGCCTCACCATGTGCGAACAGCTTAAAAAGGAAACGGTAGCCGGTTCCATTCCCATAATCATTGTCACGGCACGGGGTGAAGAGGACGACATTGTGAGGGGGCTTGAAGCGGGTGCGGACGACTATATTACGAAACCGTTCAGTATACAGGTACTCTGCGCTCGGGTAAAAGCCGTTCTGCGGCGGAAAAAACGAAGCGATGCTGCTGAAGATGATTCGGAGATCCCCGTCTCAATCCACGATCTCACCATCGACCCGAAACGCCATAAATCGACCGTGAAGGGCAATCCCGTCGAACTCACCCTTACCGAGTTCAGGATCCTCCATCACCTTGCACGCCACCCGGGATGGGTGTATACCCGTTATCAGCTCGTGGAAGCGGTACGAGGGTATGATTACAATGTCACCGATCGTTCCGTCGACGTTCTTATTTTCGGGCTGAGGAAAAAACTCGGAACGTGCGGGGACTATATTGAAACCGTCAGGGGAATAGGATACAGATTCAGGGAATAA
- a CDS encoding HAMP domain-containing protein produces MKKRRLFRQVYRYFIYVIIITIGIITLYATTTFRDFFFRQTALELKRNTYLIENQILDSLFPFTEDSPRKAEELCKTVGERGDFRLTIILKNGTVIGDTAQNADAMENHADRPEIRAALDGGIGTHIRYSNTLQQEMMYVAIPLINENRITGVLRSAVSITSLNEAFTSLLLTIAFGGLISIIAATVLAAWLSRNISLPIEALKRGAERFSRGRFNEKLSVRSNLEIGSLADTLNTMASQLQERIETIIRQQSQEKQILATMIEGIVAIDRENTIITINRAASLLLSIPYKSAKGKRIEEIVLLNSLLKFIQKAIKSSLPVEKLITIYEEEERTLETHGSALNDDQGNRFGTLIVIHDITRLRKLEKVRKEFAVNVSHELKTPLTSIKGFVETLLAAHNARDEEKFKHFLSIIAKQTDRVIAIVEDLMSLARIEQEAVRGGISFKEWSIREILISAKQTCESSAAAKNISINLIMNRNIRARINAHLIEQAVVNLIDNAIKYSNNGKQINITLERKEGEALISVEDHGCGIAEEHLPRLFERFYRVDRARSRKMGGTGLGLSIVKHIAEAHDGRVTVESKEGAGSIFYIIIPIRT; encoded by the coding sequence ATGAAAAAAAGGCGGCTTTTCCGGCAGGTATACCGTTATTTTATCTATGTCATCATTATCACCATCGGTATCATTACACTCTATGCCACGACCACATTCAGGGATTTCTTTTTCAGACAGACCGCCCTCGAACTCAAACGCAACACATACCTTATCGAAAACCAGATACTCGATTCCCTGTTCCCGTTTACTGAGGATTCGCCCCGGAAAGCGGAAGAACTTTGTAAAACCGTTGGTGAAAGAGGAGATTTCCGCCTCACCATTATCCTTAAAAACGGAACGGTCATCGGTGATACGGCACAGAACGCGGATGCCATGGAAAATCACGCGGATAGGCCTGAAATCAGGGCAGCTTTGGATGGGGGAATCGGAACCCATATCAGGTACAGCAATACGCTGCAGCAGGAAATGATGTACGTGGCAATTCCCCTTATCAATGAAAACCGTATAACAGGGGTTCTTCGCTCCGCCGTTTCGATTACATCGTTGAATGAAGCGTTTACATCACTGCTCCTGACCATCGCTTTTGGGGGACTCATAAGTATTATCGCGGCGACCGTGCTTGCCGCATGGCTGTCGCGAAATATCAGTCTTCCTATTGAGGCACTCAAGCGCGGCGCCGAACGATTCAGCCGGGGGAGATTCAATGAGAAACTCTCGGTGCGTTCGAACCTCGAGATCGGGAGTCTGGCGGATACCCTGAACACCATGGCAAGCCAGCTTCAGGAGAGGATCGAAACGATTATCCGGCAGCAGTCACAGGAAAAACAGATTCTCGCGACCATGATCGAGGGGATTGTCGCAATCGACAGGGAAAATACGATCATCACGATAAACCGGGCCGCATCGTTACTGCTTTCGATTCCCTATAAAAGCGCAAAGGGGAAAAGAATCGAAGAAATCGTATTATTGAACAGCCTTCTCAAATTCATTCAAAAAGCGATAAAAAGCAGTCTGCCGGTCGAAAAACTCATCACCATTTACGAAGAAGAGGAGCGAACCCTCGAAACCCATGGTTCGGCTTTGAACGACGATCAGGGAAACCGGTTCGGCACCCTCATCGTCATTCACGATATAACACGGCTGCGAAAACTGGAAAAGGTCCGCAAGGAGTTTGCCGTGAATGTCTCCCATGAGTTGAAAACCCCCCTCACCTCAATAAAGGGTTTTGTCGAAACCCTGCTTGCGGCGCATAACGCCCGTGACGAGGAGAAATTCAAACACTTCCTCAGCATCATCGCAAAACAAACAGACCGGGTCATCGCGATTGTCGAGGATCTGATGAGTCTCGCGAGAATCGAACAGGAAGCGGTCCGGGGAGGAATCTCGTTCAAGGAATGGAGTATTCGGGAAATACTGATCTCGGCAAAACAAACATGTGAGTCCTCTGCCGCGGCAAAAAATATCTCCATCAATCTTATCATGAATCGTAATATCCGTGCCCGGATCAATGCGCATTTAATCGAGCAGGCTGTCGTCAACCTTATCGATAATGCGATCAAATACAGCAATAACGGAAAGCAAATCAACATTACACTTGAACGGAAAGAAGGCGAAGCGTTGATTTCGGTCGAGGACCATGGTTGCGGCATCGCCGAAGAACACCTTCCGCGGCTGTTTGAACGATTCTACCGCGTCGACAGGGCCCGCAGCAGGAAAATGGGCGGTACCGGGCTGGGGCTTTCGATTGTCAAACATATCGCTGAAGCCCACGATGGCCGTGTTACCGTCGAGAGCAAAGAAGGCGCCGGAAGTATATTTTACATTATTATTCCAATTCGAACTTGA
- a CDS encoding RNA-binding protein, which produces MSKKIYVGNMSYSTTESELEELFSQYGTVMNVNIVTDRNTNRSKGFAFVEMEDNDCADTAIAKVNNTEFNGRNLKVNEAHQRKPRTNNYRY; this is translated from the coding sequence ATGTCTAAAAAAATTTATGTCGGTAATATGAGTTATTCAACTACCGAAAGCGAACTCGAAGAATTGTTTTCCCAGTACGGGACGGTTATGAATGTCAATATCGTGACCGACCGGAATACAAATCGATCCAAGGGATTCGCATTTGTCGAAATGGAAGACAATGATTGTGCCGATACCGCTATTGCAAAGGTAAATAATACCGAATTCAATGGGCGCAATTTGAAAGTGAATGAAGCTCATCAGAGAAAGCCCAGAACAAATAATTATCGTTATTGA
- a CDS encoding KH domain-containing protein produces MVEKDLVEYMAKSLVDSPDKVNVTIVEGEKSKIIELRVSKEDIGKVIGKNGRIAGAMRIILNAAAAKEEKRVRLEIID; encoded by the coding sequence ATGGTTGAAAAAGATCTTGTTGAATACATGGCAAAATCGCTGGTTGACAGTCCGGACAAGGTTAATGTGACTATTGTGGAAGGAGAAAAGTCAAAAATCATTGAATTACGAGTATCCAAGGAAGACATCGGGAAAGTAATCGGAAAGAACGGACGAATCGCCGGGGCCATGAGAATCATTCTCAACGCAGCAGCAGCAAAAGAAGAAAAAAGGGTACGTCTGGAAATTATCGATTAG
- a CDS encoding MFS transporter has translation MVIKSVGKTATHNIIFHILDGSLFLSGMVFFEVSTILVLFVKQVYDNPVAVGFIPALTLFGYNLPGLVSTQMAKGFRIRKRFIMVSAFFQRCSLFLLVLSTFWVQQVSPPVAVTLVLLGYFFFCFCGGIGTPAWLDLLAKTLPVSHRARTFAIRTFIGSVAGMCLPLLISYLFSVFMFPVNYRYSFLMGFILIFLSYVAFMFVKEEKESPVPEKIPFPAYLKSLFKHLKNDSNLRNFLVTRLIFAVTTLGAAFYTSYAMDTIPGITAQTVVFYTLFLNSSKAGSSLVLGYLGDRFGNLIVLKINTVITTVTLIIAVFIPSYYTFFVIFIFLGVTLTANLNTGQVFITEFGDDKNRILYSTINIAITGSFSGLVPILGGLVLSLGLLQYKGLFLCAIVCGLLSIYFSMCVVKDPRHTVAGQSASVL, from the coding sequence ATGGTTATAAAATCGGTCGGAAAAACCGCAACACACAATATCATCTTTCATATTCTCGACGGAAGCCTTTTTTTAAGCGGAATGGTCTTTTTTGAGGTGTCGACGATCCTTGTTCTTTTCGTGAAACAGGTCTACGACAACCCTGTCGCCGTCGGTTTTATTCCGGCGCTTACCTTGTTCGGTTATAATCTGCCCGGTCTTGTATCCACCCAGATGGCAAAGGGGTTCAGGATCAGGAAACGGTTTATCATGGTTTCCGCTTTTTTTCAGCGATGCAGTCTGTTTTTGCTTGTTCTCAGTACCTTCTGGGTTCAGCAGGTGTCTCCGCCCGTTGCCGTCACATTGGTGCTTCTCGGTTATTTCTTTTTTTGTTTCTGCGGGGGTATCGGAACGCCAGCATGGCTTGATTTGCTGGCAAAAACACTCCCCGTCTCACACCGGGCCCGCACTTTTGCCATCAGAACCTTTATCGGAAGTGTCGCCGGAATGTGCCTTCCCCTGCTGATAAGCTACCTTTTTTCAGTTTTCATGTTTCCCGTCAATTACCGGTACTCCTTTTTAATGGGTTTTATTCTGATTTTCTTATCATATGTTGCATTTATGTTTGTGAAGGAAGAGAAGGAATCCCCCGTTCCTGAAAAGATACCTTTTCCCGCCTATTTGAAATCGCTTTTCAAGCATCTCAAAAATGATTCCAACCTGCGTAATTTTCTGGTTACTCGGCTTATTTTTGCCGTGACAACACTTGGGGCAGCTTTCTATACATCGTATGCCATGGATACCATTCCCGGAATCACCGCACAGACCGTTGTCTTCTATACTCTTTTTCTCAATAGCAGCAAAGCCGGTTCAAGTCTTGTTCTCGGCTATCTGGGAGACAGATTCGGGAACCTCATCGTTCTGAAAATCAACACGGTCATTACAACCGTCACATTGATTATTGCCGTTTTTATTCCGTCATATTATACTTTCTTCGTCATTTTTATATTCCTTGGCGTCACCCTCACTGCGAATTTAAATACCGGCCAGGTCTTTATCACCGAGTTCGGTGATGATAAAAACAGGATATTGTATTCGACGATAAATATCGCTATAACGGGAAGCTTCTCGGGGCTTGTCCCGATTCTCGGAGGACTGGTCCTCTCCCTTGGGCTTCTGCAGTACAAAGGGCTTTTTTTATGTGCAATCGTCTGCGGGCTTCTATCCATATACTTTTCCATGTGTGTGGTGAAAGATCCGCGGCATACGGTTGCCGGGCAATCCGCATCCGTCTTATAG
- a CDS encoding TIGR03546 family protein — protein MFIKGIAKLFIAINANTKPGQISGGIACAFLLALVPSSHLLWYTIFLFLFFLKINLAVVFIFTGIFSLLTPLLDGPLNRVGLITGYLPGIRDFFGFLDNVPVLAFFGFDNSLVLGGLIVGIITLVPVYFLSNGLVSLYRKKVRDRFAKSRLIKRLLLIPIIGKLVDAIRTAYTLYADAG, from the coding sequence ATGTTTATAAAGGGAATTGCAAAACTGTTTATCGCAATTAATGCGAACACAAAACCGGGCCAAATTTCAGGCGGTATCGCCTGTGCTTTTCTTCTCGCACTCGTTCCTTCTTCACATCTCCTCTGGTACACCATCTTTCTTTTCCTGTTTTTCCTTAAAATCAATCTCGCCGTTGTTTTCATTTTCACCGGGATTTTTTCGCTTCTCACACCGCTTCTCGATGGGCCGCTGAACAGGGTAGGACTCATAACAGGATACCTTCCGGGTATCCGTGATTTTTTTGGTTTTCTTGATAATGTTCCGGTTTTGGCTTTTTTCGGTTTCGACAATTCACTTGTCCTTGGTGGACTCATCGTCGGTATCATAACCCTGGTTCCGGTATATTTTCTCTCCAATGGCCTCGTCTCCCTCTACCGCAAAAAAGTCCGGGACAGATTCGCGAAAAGCAGGCTGATAAAAAGACTCCTCCTCATCCCGATAATCGGAAAACTTGTCGATGCAATCAGGACCGCATACACCCTCTATGCCGATGCGGGATGA
- a CDS encoding TIGR03545 family protein: protein MANKPPKFFKKRFTEKQFNKKILKRTFDEKEKERLFSLFIKDNDANYTLKDDLAKEDINQLKRIHKTIKKNTGVVQKGKIIVASAIIGVVVVFNVFFRDMLLEGALESSLSSLFGAKAEIDGLVFDIFGARISFEHCSVANSEKPYKNLFELGRTGIDLLMSELLKGKFIVTNIECREIQWDTARNTSGALVSSREKENGGESPEEGAQPFSLNMAGTDIGSIIESEKENIKSPERIEEANRLFAEMTEEWRQTADGLEPAVNDCSKAVLEVTKIDIKKIKTLKDVEKAYATIDKATKLVSETGRSISETADKVGKDRAVIDEERKKITDAIDSDTAYLMSFVAAPREGAERIISSVSEKFLAANLGELHTYLFKGIDALQHLDSGKKGRKGQPPPRSGYNMQYPGSRYPDFMIVNAAFSVGSDAGTTQTAVQLANISNAPELVDSPSAIRFVHNEYDRKVELDGTIDLRETVDDLVSFDIKISGFPLSIDKGLELIGIASLDATIYFSTGIRVDKADKTAGSLELILTDTNASMRNTDNIVFENIRDILESASEIAINASYSFSSGGKLSITAGSSIDRLIKEKVGDAIDRMIKETKEKIGNEIEKQIAGSLQKNNTLVAAFEGVEKTLEANRSDIAAFEKTIDEKKKSVEKKAKDFSKDLEKKVQESLPKLDLKF, encoded by the coding sequence ATGGCAAACAAACCACCGAAGTTTTTTAAGAAACGGTTTACCGAAAAGCAGTTCAATAAAAAGATTCTAAAAAGGACATTCGATGAAAAGGAGAAAGAAAGGCTTTTTTCGCTTTTTATTAAAGATAACGACGCTAACTATACCCTCAAAGATGATCTTGCAAAGGAAGATATAAACCAATTAAAAAGAATTCATAAAACAATAAAGAAGAATACGGGGGTTGTTCAAAAGGGAAAAATAATCGTCGCTTCAGCCATTATCGGTGTCGTGGTCGTCTTTAATGTATTTTTCAGAGACATGCTGCTCGAAGGCGCCCTTGAATCTTCTCTTTCTTCCCTCTTCGGCGCGAAAGCGGAGATTGACGGACTCGTCTTCGATATATTCGGGGCACGAATATCGTTTGAGCATTGTTCTGTTGCCAACAGTGAAAAACCTTACAAAAACCTCTTTGAACTGGGTAGAACCGGAATCGATCTATTAATGAGCGAGCTCCTGAAAGGGAAGTTTATTGTGACGAATATCGAATGCCGGGAGATACAATGGGATACCGCCCGTAACACATCCGGTGCACTCGTTAGTTCACGGGAAAAGGAAAACGGGGGAGAAAGCCCGGAAGAGGGTGCACAACCTTTTTCACTCAATATGGCGGGGACCGATATCGGGTCTATTATTGAATCGGAAAAAGAGAATATCAAAAGTCCCGAAAGAATCGAGGAGGCGAACAGGCTTTTTGCCGAAATGACGGAAGAATGGAGACAAACGGCAGACGGGCTTGAACCTGCCGTCAACGACTGTTCGAAAGCGGTTTTAGAAGTGACGAAAATCGATATCAAGAAAATCAAAACGCTCAAGGATGTCGAGAAAGCGTACGCGACAATCGATAAGGCGACAAAACTTGTTTCTGAAACAGGTAGATCGATATCGGAAACTGCGGACAAGGTCGGCAAGGACCGCGCTGTTATCGACGAAGAACGAAAAAAAATCACCGATGCGATCGATTCGGATACAGCCTATCTGATGTCGTTCGTCGCGGCACCGCGTGAAGGGGCCGAAAGAATAATTTCAAGCGTATCCGAAAAATTCCTCGCGGCAAATCTTGGAGAACTGCATACATACCTGTTCAAGGGAATCGATGCATTACAACATCTTGACAGCGGGAAAAAGGGAAGAAAGGGGCAGCCGCCTCCGAGATCGGGCTACAACATGCAATATCCGGGCAGCCGCTATCCCGATTTTATGATCGTGAACGCGGCCTTTTCTGTGGGAAGCGACGCAGGTACGACGCAGACTGCCGTTCAACTGGCAAATATCTCGAATGCTCCGGAACTCGTCGACTCACCATCCGCCATACGATTTGTCCATAACGAATATGACCGGAAGGTCGAACTGGACGGTACAATCGATCTGAGGGAAACAGTCGATGATCTTGTTTCGTTTGATATAAAAATATCGGGATTTCCGCTATCCATCGACAAAGGATTGGAACTCATCGGTATCGCATCACTCGACGCGACAATATACTTCTCAACCGGTATCCGGGTTGACAAGGCGGACAAAACGGCCGGATCTCTCGAGTTGATACTTACCGATACGAACGCGTCGATGCGGAATACCGACAATATTGTCTTTGAAAATATACGCGATATTCTTGAGTCCGCGTCTGAAATCGCCATAAACGCATCATACTCGTTTTCTTCGGGCGGGAAACTGTCGATCACCGCCGGTAGTTCAATCGACCGCCTCATCAAAGAAAAAGTCGGTGATGCGATCGACCGTATGATAAAGGAAACCAAAGAAAAGATCGGGAATGAAATCGAGAAACAGATCGCCGGGTCGTTACAAAAAAACAACACACTCGTCGCCGCCTTTGAGGGGGTGGAAAAAACACTTGAAGCGAATAGGTCCGATATTGCGGCATTCGAAAAGACAATCGATGAAAAGAAAAAAAGCGTGGAGAAAAAAGCGAAAGACTTTTCAAAAGACCTTGAAAAAAAGGTACAGGAGTCTCTTCCAAAGCTCGATTTGAAATTTTAG
- a CDS encoding leucine-rich repeat domain-containing protein, producing the protein MNTFRDVPLNSIQIPLLRCIEKTIHTPLPVSRSFTDWEEREYERGIAIENGDIVGLGLAFRLHSDIPREITELHTLRGLDLRGNNIETLPGRFFARLTNLEVLYLGNNRIKALPASIGKCSALRRIDLSSNEDLPGLPGRVYELPALRELDIRFCAFKSLPPHIGELRRLQILRAGNNRIESLPHNIENISGLEYLSLENNRLTDLPESMAALGNLRVIDVSGNQFSRFPAPITGMPFLEKISLASNLIGSIPDTIAGLSRLRYLNCADTGLTSLPSLFGNLSELEELYLLWNTFERVPAEIGYLRILKTLDMSNCGLTRLPASFRRLKELRNLILAGNRFPEIPDAVFSMASLQKLVLNNNKLTALPDAIGTLKNLSGLNLEDNLIASLPDAIGECRLLTSLNLTGNRLETLPVAITGCEKLTALSIDNNNWSRFFRKHIIDASSSGTLLNLERLGEFIPLLMEKIENNEQLDEFDREYPSFATYADILIPFCKRSHTDTGKDVLDLLRTILHSR; encoded by the coding sequence GTGAACACATTTCGCGATGTTCCGCTCAACTCCATTCAGATACCGCTCCTGCGTTGCATCGAGAAAACCATACATACGCCACTTCCCGTTTCACGGTCATTTACCGATTGGGAAGAACGGGAATACGAACGGGGAATCGCCATCGAAAACGGCGATATTGTGGGCCTGGGGCTGGCATTCCGGCTTCATTCGGATATCCCCCGGGAGATAACGGAACTCCACACTCTCCGGGGACTCGATCTGCGGGGAAATAACATCGAAACCCTTCCCGGCCGTTTTTTTGCCCGCCTTACGAACCTCGAGGTTCTCTACCTTGGCAACAACAGGATCAAGGCGCTTCCCGCGTCAATCGGAAAATGCTCTGCGTTGCGGCGCATCGACCTTTCGAGTAATGAAGATCTGCCCGGACTTCCCGGCCGTGTCTATGAATTGCCCGCCCTCCGGGAACTCGATATCCGCTTTTGCGCATTTAAGAGTCTTCCCCCTCACATCGGAGAACTCAGACGGTTACAGATACTCCGGGCGGGTAATAATCGGATTGAATCCCTTCCTCACAATATAGAAAACATCAGCGGGCTGGAATATCTTTCACTCGAAAACAACCGTCTCACCGATCTCCCTGAAAGTATGGCGGCGTTGGGAAATCTTCGTGTCATCGATGTATCGGGAAATCAATTTTCACGATTCCCCGCGCCGATCACCGGGATGCCGTTCCTTGAAAAAATATCGCTCGCGTCCAACCTCATCGGAAGTATTCCCGATACGATCGCCGGCTTGTCACGCCTTCGCTATCTGAATTGTGCGGATACCGGCCTGACCTCTCTCCCTTCTCTGTTCGGAAACCTCTCCGAACTCGAAGAACTCTATCTGTTGTGGAATACATTCGAACGAGTCCCCGCCGAAATCGGATACCTCCGAATACTCAAAACACTCGATATGAGTAATTGCGGGCTTACCCGCCTGCCCGCCTCATTTCGCCGGCTGAAAGAACTCAGAAATCTTATTCTCGCCGGCAACCGGTTCCCCGAAATTCCGGATGCCGTCTTCAGTATGGCCTCACTTCAAAAACTCGTCCTCAACAACAACAAGTTGACCGCGCTTCCGGATGCCATCGGCACGCTTAAAAATCTCTCCGGCCTCAATCTCGAAGACAATCTTATCGCCTCCCTTCCCGATGCTATCGGAGAATGCCGCTTGCTTACATCCCTTAACCTCACCGGCAACAGACTCGAAACCCTCCCTGTCGCCATCACCGGTTGTGAAAAACTAACGGCGTTATCGATCGACAACAATAACTGGAGCCGTTTCTTCCGAAAGCACATTATCGATGCCTCATCGTCCGGAACACTTCTAAATCTCGAACGTCTGGGGGAGTTCATTCCCCTTCTCATGGAAAAGATCGAGAATAACGAACAACTCGATGAGTTCGACCGTGAATATCCGTCCTTTGCCACCTATGCCGACATTCTCATACCTTTCTGCAAACGTTCACATACCGATACGGGAAAGGATGTACTCGATTTGCTTCGAACAATTCTTCATTCCCGTTAA